TCATACCCGCCGATCAGGCAGTAATCTCTCAGAGAAATAAGGGAATCCAGATTACTTCTCATGCAGAGTTCTGCGCCGGCTTTCAGGAGATCATGATCCAGCCATTCAGGAATATGCTGTGTCTGGGCAAACAGTTTTTTTACACTTTCAGGAACTTCATCTGTTTCAGAAACCCCTTTTCGGATGTATTGTTCAATTTCTCTGGAAGCTTCATGGAATTTTTTAGTAAAATAGACCTCCTTCACCACCTCATCTCCCACTTCATCTACATGATAAAAGTTGGGTGAGAATTTATCGAAATCTTTAAAACTTACTTTTGCTCCGGAAAATTCAACAAGTTGTTTTCCGTTACCTCTTTCCCAGAAATCTTTGAAATGAGGAGCGTCTTTAAAACGGGGCTGTATGATCATTTGTTCCATTACCGATTAAAAATACAAGTTTTACACCGAAATTCCTTTGTGAGATTTATCAGTCTGATGATCCGGGATTTTTGAAAAACATCAGACAAGCCCTCTTTCAAAAGCTTTTTTAATCAATTCCTTACAGTTTCTGGAGGATGTTTTTCTTAAAATATTTTTACGGTGTGTGCGTACCGTGTGTTCAGACAGTACAAGCATTTTTGCAATCTCCGGCCCGGAGTAGCCTTTTGCAATAAGTGAAAGAACTTCAGTCTCTCTCTGGGTAAGGTGTTCTTTAGACGCAGTGGATGAAAAATGATTCAGTTTAATCTGCTGGAAATCATTTCTTGGTCCTATACCTGAAATCAGAACAGTATATGGGTTTTCTTTGGTAATATGATGAATATTGGTATGGATATTTATAGCTTGTACAGGCTGCCCCGATTCATCTTCCATGGTAATAATAGCCTGGTGATGAAACAACTCATAATTTCCTTCTGCTGTTTTCATACGGAAACAGTAGCTTGATTTCAGATAAAGCTGATGCTCAAAACCGATTTCAATTATTTTTTCAATAACAGTCTGCTCTGCTTTTAAAACAAAACCCATGTCATCAGGATGGGTAAGATCAATAACCTCTTTTAAATTTTCAGGAAAAGAACTTAACCCATGAAGTTTCAGAATGTTTTTATGATGATGGGAAAGAGTACTGTTGGTTAAATTCAGAACATAGTAATAAAACTCACCAATGGCAAACATCTCACCAATAATACGTTCAACAGGAGGGATATTCAGAATTTCCCGATCCTTCCTTACCCCCGGATAGGTATTCCAGACCTCCACCAGAGGGTGATTTTGTTCTGAATTTTTCATGGACATTTGTTTTTTAAGCTAAAATAAGTAAAATACTAACAAAATACCACAAAAGGGGGATTTTTTTACTTTGATAAAATTCCAAACTTTGTAGTAGCTAATAATCAGGAAAACTCAAATTTATTAAGTTCTATTTTATACCAGTTTTTCTTTTTGTTAGCTGAATGAATTCAATGGCGAACAGCCTGTTTCAGCCGTCTGTTATCTCGTAAGCTATTAATGAATATAAAAAACAGTTTACTCTTTTCTTTATTAGTTGTTTGAAAATGATAAACTAATGGCCTCTCGTTGCTGGAGAGGCCTATTTTAATTGATCTTATCTTTTCTTTACCTGTAGTCATGATAGCTCATGTTATTCTACAAATATCCCCATTCAAAAGCCTTTTTAACGAGTTCTGAGCCATTCTTACAATCAGCCTTTTTTAAAATATTTTTTCTGTGTGTACGTACTGTTTCTTCAGAAATATTCAGGAAATCGGAAGCTTTCGCAGCAGAATACCCTTTGGCGATACAGGTAATAACTTCAACTTCCCTTTTGGTAAATATGACAGAGGGCGCGGATGTTTTATTATTATTTATCCACTGCATCTGATGGAAGTCTTTTCGGCCGTTAATTCCCGAAAGTAAAACTGTGTAGGAATTCTGATGGGTAATATGTTCAATGTTGGTATGGATATTAACAGTCTGCAGAAGCTTTCCATTCTCATCTTTATAGGTATGCAGTGCCTGATGGTGAAACAATTCGTAATTCCCTTTTGCTGTCCTCATCCGGAAACAGTAACTGGACTTTAATTCCTGCTGATAATCAAATCCATTAATTTCCATCATTTTCTCTATACACATCCTTTCAGCTTCCATAACAAATTCAAGATCATCGGGATGAATAAGGTCTATGATTTCTTTAAGATGTACCGGGTACTTGTTGAAACCATGCATGCTTAGGATATTTTCATGATGGTTGCACAAAGTACTGTCTGCAAAATTAATCACGTAATAATAAAACTGGCCTGCGGCGAATATTTCTCCGATAATGCGCTCAATAGAGGGAACCGGCAATACACTGGTACTGCTGTTTTGAAAAAAATCAGGATAACTGTTCCAGACTTGTGTGAGGGGATGCTGCTTTTTGGGATGATCCAGATTCTTTTTATCCATGGTTAATGTTTTCATAAAAATATAAAAAAAACAATTTTAAAAAATCACCTTTTTGCGGTATTGTAAAAGACTTGCCATTTGGGGAATTTTGTAGAAAAATTAAGCTATGAAAACAAAAATTTTAAAAGATTTTTTTTGGAAAACATTTTTGTTGATTTCATTTTTGGGAGTTGAATATGGTGTAAAAGCACAAGGTGCAACTTTAACAAAAGAAGAAACTGTAAATTATATCAATAAGAAACTGGCAGAATCTAATGAACATAAAAAGACAGTAAGTGATGGTAAAATTACTGCAACTATTAATTGGCAGACAATTGAAATGTCTAATAATGGAATTATCACAAGAGCTATAAGTCGATCAACAAAACTTGAAAACCTTGACTGTCCAGATGTTAATTTATTTGATGAGGATAAATTTAATGTATCACATATTGTTACTATTGAACTGGCTAAGAATTACAATGAAAATGAAGCTGTGGGTACTCTAAAGATTAAATTACTACCTAAGACCGGACACTCTTCAGGCAAATTTTCTGCTTATAGTAGAGTATTGATGGGGCGGTGTGTTGACAGGGAAGAAAGATCTATATATGATCTGACTGTAGATGAAATATCAATATACTATTTGAAAGGTGATCCTACAAATTTTAAAAAAATAAAAAAGGCGTTTGAATATCTAAGAGATTTGAATAAAGCTGAAGATGACCCTTTTGGAGATTAAAGATACTGAGATATGGAAAAGAAACTCGGAATATTATTTCTCTTATTTTTTCTGTTTCAGGCAAAAGCTCAAACGGTAGGGGTAAATGAGGTGATCTCTATAGAAACAAAATCTGCTCTTATTGAAAGCAACAATAAAAAAATGGCAGACTATAAAATGATGCTTCCTGAACTGGAAAAACAATGGAAAGCAAAAATCCAGAAATTAAAAGATGAGTTGTTACAACTGCAAAAGGAAAGAGACAATTTAATTGCAGATATGAAGATTGGGGCAAGATGCAGCCAATGTAATAAGTGGAAATCGGAATTCGAAAAAGAAGGAGTGGATTTCCAGAAACATCTTGGAGAAGTGAAAGGATATGCCGTTCCCGCCACGACATCCGAATTAGAGGAAGTCAGAAAACGCTATTCGGAGAAAATGGCAATTATAAAAGTGCAGATTCAGAAATTGGAGAAGAGTGACAATGAATACACAAAAATGCTGGCAATGATCAAAAATCTTGAAGATGGAAATGTCAAATTATGTAATGAAATAACAAAGCATAGTGAATACTATGAAAAAAAGGTAACAGAGGATGGGAAAAAATATCATGAAGAATGGGCCAATAATTTGATGAGCTATGTGTGTCAGATGTTAATACACCAGGATAAAATCTCGATATACAATGAACAACAAATTCTTCTGGCTAAAAAATTCAGTGAAGAAAGTGAAAAAGTTAAACTCCAGGTAAAAGAAGCTATTGAAAAAGAACGGCTTGGTTTACTAGGTAAAATTGTGTTGAATAATCAATTCATGAGTGATCTTGAAAATACTAAAGAAATATTCTTAACAAAAATAAATGAAGAAATAAACGTAAAAAAGAGACAAAAATCAGATGTAGAAAGTGAATTGCTAAAGTCAGGGATTACTGATGATACTCAATCAGAATTAAAAAAGAAAATAGAAAATTTAGCAGCAGAAATTTCAGAAAAAGAAACGGAAAGAAACAATTATATTTCCGAAGCCGAAGCAAAAATAGAAAATATGAGACAGCAAAATTTCCAATTCAACAATGAGATATTACAGCTGCCAATAAAGATGAATAAGGTTCAGGATGAAGAAATTGCTAAAGTTAAATCTGTGTTTGATAAAGAGATCTCTGATGCTAAATATAAACAGGAACAGGCTGTAACAGACTTGGAAAAATCCCGAAAAGAATATAATGAAAAGGTAAAAGAATATAAAGCGAAAAATAATATTTTAGTAGAGATGGTGAATTCCGAAGTTGGAAGAATTGTTATCTCTTCACAGAAAGTTAGCTGTGCCTACAGGAATGACAGCTACAGCATCATTAATATGAATTGGAGTAATGTTTTTTCTTGTGTAAGCAGTGTTGCAAAATCGGCAAAACCTTATTCTATGAATGTTTTCAATCCATATTGTTCTGAAAGGCTTAAAAAATCTACAATTGATGCATACAAATCATTTTTATCCACTTTAAATGAAAATGAATTCGAAATTGTTAGGGCAAACAGCAACCATTTTTGGTTTCAATCTTTAATTAAGAAGTAATACAGCTAACAAAGAATAATTTAATAGCCTCTCACTACCAGAGAGGCTTTTTTCTTTCTTCATCTTACATCTAAAATCACCCGAACGGGTACTTTACTTGTGTTCATGGAATGATAAACTTTGCATAACACAAAAACCAATAACCATGAAAACTCATTTTTTACCATTACTTTGCTTATCTGGGCAGAAATAGCCCGGGGCAGGAACAGATCTGAAGATATTGGAAAACATATTTGATAAGTAAAATAACAAAAAAACCTTCCCATCCGGGAAGGTTTTATATTACTCATTGCTTATCGCACATTACCGATTACAAAGAAGCAGCGTGTACAAGCATATCTACTAACTTGTTAGAGTAACCCATTTCGTTATCATACCAGGAAACAAGTTTTACGAAGTTAGGAGAAAGCATGATACCAGCATCTTTATCGAAGATAGAAGTTCTCTTATCTCCTACGAAGTCCTGAGATACTACGGCATCTTCAGTGTATCCTAAAATTCCTTTCAATTCACCTTCAGAAGCTTCTTTGATAGCTGCACAGATCTCATCGTAAGAAGTAGCTTTTTCTAATCTTACGGTAAGGTCAACTACAGAAACGTCTACTGTTGGTACTCTGAAAGACATCCCTGTTAATTTCCCGTTAAGAGAAGGGATTACTTTTCCTACCGCTTTAGCAGCACCTGTAGAAGAAGGGATAATGTTGTTTAGAGCAGCTCTACCACCTCTCCAGTCTTTCATTGAAGGACCGTCAACAGTCTTTTGAGTAGCTGTTGTAGCGTGTACTGTAGTCATTAAACCTTCAACGATTCCGAATTTATCGTGAATTACTTTAGCTAAAGGAGCTAAACAGTTCGTTGTACAAGAAGCGTTTGATAAGATTTTAATATCGTCAGTCAGTTCTTTGTGGTTTACTCCCATTACGAACATTGGCGTATCATCTTTAGAAGGAGCAGAAAGGATTACTTTTTTAGCACCTGCGTTGATGTGAGCCTGAGCTGAATCTTTAGATAAGAAAAGACCTGTAGATTCTACGATATAATCAGCACCGATTTCGTTCCACTTCAGGTTGTTAGGATCTTTTTCTGCAGTTACTCTGATTCTCTTTCCGTTTACCACAAGGTCATTTCCTTCAACAGAAACTTCACCTGGGAAAATCCCGTGTACAGAGTCATATTTTAACATGTAAGCCATGTATTCTGCATTGATAAGGTCATTGATTCCTACCACTTCAATATTGTCTCTTTCAGTCATTGCTCTGAAAACAAGACGTCCAATTCTACCAAAACCGTTGATACCTACTTTAATTGTTGACATAATAGTTTGTTTTTATTAGATTTTAAAAATAATTAGATTGCTAAAATTTCTGAGATCAACATCAGATCTTTGTTGATTTCGTTATGTTTTTTAATGGCTTCTTCAATAGCGGTATATACCAGATCGTTGGAACGCATTCCGGCCATTACATTTGTTTTTCCGTCCATTAATCCTACTACAGCTCCATATCCAAGTCTGCTGGCTAAAACTCTGTCTGCACAGCTTGGTGATCCCCCTCTCTGAATGTGACCTAAAATGGTTACACGAATATCATAATCAGGAAACTCCTCTTTGGTCTGGTTGGCAAGATCGTAGATGCTACCCAGCTTTTCACCTTCTGCTACCACAACAATACTGGATGCTTTTCCTGTTTTCTCAGCTTTTCTGAAATTGGCAAAAAGATCATCCATGCTGTCTTTTTTCTCAGGAATAAGAATATCCAGAGCACCTGTTGCCAGTCCGCTGTTCAGAGCAATAAAACCTGCATCACGTCCCATTACCTCAACAAAGAAAACCCTGTTGTGGGAAGTTGCCGTGTCACGGATTTTATCGATAGCTTCCATGGCTGTATTCAAGGCAGTATCATATCCGATGGTGTTGTCTGTTCCGAAAATATCATTGTCGATGGTTCCCGGTACCCCAATTACCCTGATCCCGAATTCCTCACTGAATATTTTTGCTCCGGTGAATGTTCCGTCTCCTCCAATACATACCAGGCCTTCTATTCCAAGCTTTACACAATTGTCATAAGCTTTCTGACGGCCTTCTTTTGTTCTGAATTCTACTGATCGGGCAGATTTCAGAATCGTTCCGCCCTGGTTGATGATATTTTTTACGGAACGGGGACCCATTTTCAGGAAATCACCATGGATGAGCCCGTTGTAGCCTTCTCTTACTCCGTAGCATTCGATATTATAATAATTGGCGGTTCTTACTACCGCTCTTAATGCCGCATTCATACCCGGAGAATCACCTCCTGAAGTAAGAACTGCAATTTTTTTTACAGCACTCTCTTTCATCAAGTAAAAAATTTCGAACACAAATTTACAAAAACAAGTTCAGATAATGGCAGTAACTTCATAAGAGTTTTGAATATAAATAATTAAAAGCTTCTGAAATTTGTTGGTTTAAAAAAATACCTCGCCGTTCTCGTTTCCGGAGCATTGGTATCAAGGTCGTACCACGGTGTTGTATACGGATTAAAAGGGTTCGAAAGGACATGAACCGATTGTGCCGGAGTAAATCCTTCACTTAACAGAAATAATCTCTTCCCGTCTTTATTTTCACAAACACCGGAAATAAAAACAATATGTCCGGGACTGCCCGGTGTGATGAGAATATCACCGGTTTTCAGATCAGAATTTTTCGTTACCGGCTTTGTTTCTTTGTTTAATGAGATGGTTCCGGCATAATTAAAAATCAGATCCAGATAATTCCTGAAACTTTGGTAGGAATCATCAACAGCCGCCGTTTTCCGGAAACTGACCGAGTTACCATTAACAAAAGCCCTGACCCCATTTTTATAATCATTCCAGGAAAGCAGGTCTCCGCTCGTAAAATGAAACTGAATCTCGTTAAATCTTTTCGCTTTGTAAAGATATTCTGCTCTCATACGAATAGCGGCATCAGCACACTGCTGAAGATCTTTATCTCCGGTATCGATATCAAAAACAGCTTCATGAAGATGCTGGGTAGTAATAGGAACGCCATCATACCGTAAAATCTCAGAACCGTACGGTTTCAGCTTAAAATGTTCGATGAAATGTCCAAATGAATCTGCTTTTTCTTCAATCCATTCATAGCCTTCGGGTGGAGAAAACCTTTCCCGGATGGTATTCTTACCTTTATTGATTTTTAAAGCATTTTTTGCAGCCAGCTGTTCATTTTTATCCGGCTCAGCCAGCAGGCGGTCTGATAACTTTTCTTTTGTACATCCTGTGAAAAGTACAAAAGCTGTGATTCCTATACCAATTTTTTTCATGCGTTTTTCATTGAACACAAAGATCATTTTTTTTCATCTATCCACCAATAAAGAATCTGAAAATCTGCCAGATCCGCGAGAGAAAGTAACAGAAGGCATCGGTGTCAATTTGTGTGATCAGCAGAAAATAAAAAGTACAGCCCAAAATGAGCTGCACTTCTAGTATTGTTCCACTTAAAAAGTTATCCTTTCCAGGGTTCCACTTTCAGGATTTCTATTTTCCGTTCACCCTCTCTGAAAGGCCAGCTGATAACGTCTCCTACTCTATACCCTACTACAGCAAGCGCAATATCAGAAAGTATAGAATGTTTGTTTTTAGCCGGTTTTGACTTAGCTGAAGAAACAAAAATATACTCATGTTCAAAATCCAGAGTATGATCTTTCAGGGTTACTTTTCTTTCTACGGTTACGATGTCTTCCGGCAAATCTCTTCTGAGGACCTGTTTTGCTTTCCTGAGTTCTTCGGTCAGTCTTTTTTCTTCTTCCTTACTTACCTTTTTTCTTCTCAGGGTATCTTTAATAGCATCGTATATTCCGGTGGTTACTGTAATATGATCAGACATTTTTATTCTTTTTTAAAATTAAATGATGCGGCTATTCTTTATGATCCAATGCAGGAATACAGACCAAAAGGTCTTTCCCGTAGAAAACCGCAAAAAACAATGAGTAAATAAAATTAATCCGAAGTATTTCCCTGTCCTGGATCCTGACAGGGCTTAATTGATAAAGTCCTTGGAACTTTTCAGAAAAGAATCTGTATGTAAATACAATAATGACAGCAGCAATCCTGATTGCCGGCGTATCGCAGATAAAAAAATCGTTGCTGTCATTATATAAGTTGTTCTGATTTCTTACAAATATAAGACTTAAAAACGGAATGCGGCCACTGCACTTAAAGAAACTCTTGTCAGCCCTTCTTTCTGATCATTCCCGAAATTAACGGTCTGTCCATTGTAGCTCATTTTGCTCAATGTTCCTGCTGTAGCCCCAAATTTTGGCCCTATCATCAGGTTTTTGGTAACGGCATACTGATAGCCTGCCCCTACTTCTATACCAAAAGTGGAACCGGTAGCTTTTACAGATCCTGTCTTCGTAGTGTAACTGATTACCCCCATCGATGCATCCGCTGCAAATTTGTGTTTTGTAGGCTGAGTATGATTGGAAAACATCACGGAAGGGCCAAAGAAAGTGATATTATCTTTTGTATTAACCGATACATAAACTGTCTGTCCGTTCATATTATTACCATGTAACAAACCACTGCTCGATGCGCTGTAATTGGAAAACTTAGCCCCGATCCCGATATGCTTCACGTTATAATAAGCAGCCATTTCAAAATTGACACCGCTTTTCAGTCCTTTTATGTAATCTTTTTCTTCTCTTGAAAGCCCGGAAGCGGTTTCAGCAACCCTCCATCCGAATCCTACGGCAGGCATAATGGTTATTTTTTCCTGAGCAAAAGAAAGTAAAGAGCCCGAAATAGCTCCTAATAGGATAAGTTTTTTGATCACGATTAAAAGTTTCCAACAAAAATACTATTTTCAGGTAAAGGGACAACTAAAACTTGAACCGTCTGTTTTCTTTTTTATCGGAAA
This region of Chryseobacterium vaccae genomic DNA includes:
- a CDS encoding LuxR C-terminal-related transcriptional regulator, whose amino-acid sequence is MKNSEQNHPLVEVWNTYPGVRKDREILNIPPVERIIGEMFAIGEFYYYVLNLTNSTLSHHHKNILKLHGLSSFPENLKEVIDLTHPDDMGFVLKAEQTVIEKIIEIGFEHQLYLKSSYCFRMKTAEGNYELFHHQAIITMEDESGQPVQAINIHTNIHHITKENPYTVLISGIGPRNDFQQIKLNHFSSTASKEHLTQRETEVLSLIAKGYSGPEIAKMLVLSEHTVRTHRKNILRKTSSRNCKELIKKAFERGLV
- a CDS encoding LuxR C-terminal-related transcriptional regulator — protein: MDKKNLDHPKKQHPLTQVWNSYPDFFQNSSTSVLPVPSIERIIGEIFAAGQFYYYVINFADSTLCNHHENILSMHGFNKYPVHLKEIIDLIHPDDLEFVMEAERMCIEKMMEINGFDYQQELKSSYCFRMRTAKGNYELFHHQALHTYKDENGKLLQTVNIHTNIEHITHQNSYTVLLSGINGRKDFHQMQWINNNKTSAPSVIFTKREVEVITCIAKGYSAAKASDFLNISEETVRTHRKNILKKADCKNGSELVKKAFEWGYL
- a CDS encoding coiled-coil domain-containing protein, which translates into the protein MMLPELEKQWKAKIQKLKDELLQLQKERDNLIADMKIGARCSQCNKWKSEFEKEGVDFQKHLGEVKGYAVPATTSELEEVRKRYSEKMAIIKVQIQKLEKSDNEYTKMLAMIKNLEDGNVKLCNEITKHSEYYEKKVTEDGKKYHEEWANNLMSYVCQMLIHQDKISIYNEQQILLAKKFSEESEKVKLQVKEAIEKERLGLLGKIVLNNQFMSDLENTKEIFLTKINEEINVKKRQKSDVESELLKSGITDDTQSELKKKIENLAAEISEKETERNNYISEAEAKIENMRQQNFQFNNEILQLPIKMNKVQDEEIAKVKSVFDKEISDAKYKQEQAVTDLEKSRKEYNEKVKEYKAKNNILVEMVNSEVGRIVISSQKVSCAYRNDSYSIINMNWSNVFSCVSSVAKSAKPYSMNVFNPYCSERLKKSTIDAYKSFLSTLNENEFEIVRANSNHFWFQSLIKK
- the gap gene encoding type I glyceraldehyde-3-phosphate dehydrogenase — encoded protein: MSTIKVGINGFGRIGRLVFRAMTERDNIEVVGINDLINAEYMAYMLKYDSVHGIFPGEVSVEGNDLVVNGKRIRVTAEKDPNNLKWNEIGADYIVESTGLFLSKDSAQAHINAGAKKVILSAPSKDDTPMFVMGVNHKELTDDIKILSNASCTTNCLAPLAKVIHDKFGIVEGLMTTVHATTATQKTVDGPSMKDWRGGRAALNNIIPSSTGAAKAVGKVIPSLNGKLTGMSFRVPTVDVSVVDLTVRLEKATSYDEICAAIKEASEGELKGILGYTEDAVVSQDFVGDKRTSIFDKDAGIMLSPNFVKLVSWYDNEMGYSNKLVDMLVHAASL
- the pfkA gene encoding 6-phosphofructokinase: MKESAVKKIAVLTSGGDSPGMNAALRAVVRTANYYNIECYGVREGYNGLIHGDFLKMGPRSVKNIINQGGTILKSARSVEFRTKEGRQKAYDNCVKLGIEGLVCIGGDGTFTGAKIFSEEFGIRVIGVPGTIDNDIFGTDNTIGYDTALNTAMEAIDKIRDTATSHNRVFFVEVMGRDAGFIALNSGLATGALDILIPEKKDSMDDLFANFRKAEKTGKASSIVVVAEGEKLGSIYDLANQTKEEFPDYDIRVTILGHIQRGGSPSCADRVLASRLGYGAVVGLMDGKTNVMAGMRSNDLVYTAIEEAIKKHNEINKDLMLISEILAI
- a CDS encoding DUF4846 domain-containing protein; translated protein: MKKIGIGITAFVLFTGCTKEKLSDRLLAEPDKNEQLAAKNALKINKGKNTIRERFSPPEGYEWIEEKADSFGHFIEHFKLKPYGSEILRYDGVPITTQHLHEAVFDIDTGDKDLQQCADAAIRMRAEYLYKAKRFNEIQFHFTSGDLLSWNDYKNGVRAFVNGNSVSFRKTAAVDDSYQSFRNYLDLIFNYAGTISLNKETKPVTKNSDLKTGDILITPGSPGHIVFISGVCENKDGKRLFLLSEGFTPAQSVHVLSNPFNPYTTPWYDLDTNAPETRTARYFFKPTNFRSF
- a CDS encoding GreA/GreB family elongation factor, coding for MSDHITVTTGIYDAIKDTLRRKKVSKEEEKRLTEELRKAKQVLRRDLPEDIVTVERKVTLKDHTLDFEHEYIFVSSAKSKPAKNKHSILSDIALAVVGYRVGDVISWPFREGERKIEILKVEPWKG
- a CDS encoding porin family protein, whose translation is MIKKLILLGAISGSLLSFAQEKITIMPAVGFGWRVAETASGLSREEKDYIKGLKSGVNFEMAAYYNVKHIGIGAKFSNYSASSSGLLHGNNMNGQTVYVSVNTKDNITFFGPSVMFSNHTQPTKHKFAADASMGVISYTTKTGSVKATGSTFGIEVGAGYQYAVTKNLMIGPKFGATAGTLSKMSYNGQTVNFGNDQKEGLTRVSLSAVAAFRF